The following coding sequences lie in one Eleginops maclovinus isolate JMC-PN-2008 ecotype Puerto Natales chromosome 21, JC_Emac_rtc_rv5, whole genome shotgun sequence genomic window:
- the LOC134884202 gene encoding suppressor of cytokine signaling 6 has translation MKKISLKTIRKSLSIKGKEEGDFVMLQQPSVTTEFSKEESLFGGCYTKELSGCDLGGEEDKGGQNKARTKSEGLMGSLKRRLSAKQKAKAKGSSSAIGSVDDDEDTFSSSSAPIGFSEVKAQRPLRSASLRSHHYSPSPWPLRSVNSEEACIKMEVKVKAMVHSPSPSPNLNGVRREFHDFQMEGLFQEQAESLKNLQQPQNGELHLNIDENDVPVVLGLTPQDYIQYTMPLDEGMYPEGSHSFCLDSSSPMEVVTEADSASLHADQGQEEHELVSGLPPDLFMETSVNSLLLGSAGVMLQSSRGEVPPPLSPLLPPMISNVLIPRTFSGFSSADSQVAERVRHHLNFDPNSAPGVSRVYDSVQSSGPMVVTSLTEELKKLARQGWYWGPITRWEAEEKLVNLADGSFLVRDSSDDRYLLSLSFRSQCKTLHTRIEHSNGRFSFYEQPDVEGHTSIVDLIEHSIRDSENGAFCYSRSRLPGSATYPVRLTNPVSRFMQVRSLQYLCRFVIRQYTRIDLIQKLPLPNKMKDYLQEKHY, from the coding sequence ATGAAGAAGATAAGCCTTAAGACCATCCGCAAGTCCCTCAGCATAAAGGGCAAGGAGGAGGGCGACTTCGTCATGCTCCAGCAGCCCTCGGTGACGACAGAGTTTTCGAAGGAAGAGTCACTTTTTGGGGGCTGCTACACCAAAGAGCTTTCCGGCTGTGACCTTGGCGGCGAGGAGGACAAAGGCGGTCAGAATAAGGCCCGCACGAAGAGCGAGGGCCTGATGGGATCTCTGAAGAGGAGACTGTCTGCCAAGCAGAAGGCCAAAGCAAAAGGCAGCTCCTCCGCCATAGGCTCTGTGGACGATGATGAGGacaccttctcttcctcttctgcgCCCATCGGCTTCAGCGAAGTGAAAGCTCAGAGACCCCTTAGATCTGCATCCCTGCGGAGCCACCATTACAGCCCATCGCCGTGGCCCCTGCGGTCAGTAAACTCTGAAGAGGCGTGCATCAAGATGGAGGTAAAAGTTAAAGCCATGGTTCACTCTCCCAGCCCGAGTCCAAACCTAAACGGTGTCCGGAGGGAGTTTCATGACTTTCAAATGGAAGGGCTCTTTCAGGAACAAGCTGAATCCTTAAAGAACCTCCAGCAGCCTCAAAACGGGGAGCTGCATCTGAATATTGATGAAAATGACGTGCCTGTGGTGCTGGGGTTGACTCCCCAGGACTACATCCAGTACACGATGCCTTTAGATGAGGGAATGTACCCCGAGGGGTCCCACTCCTTCTGCCTGGACAGCTCCTCTCCTATGGAGGTGGTGACTGAAGCCGACAGTGCGTCCCTCCACGCGGACCAGGGGCAGGAGGAGCATGAACTGGTGAGTGGGCTGCCTCCAGACCTCTTCATGGAAACCTCAGTGAATAGTCTTCTCCTCGGTTCTGCCGGTGTGATGCTCCAAAGCTCCAGAGGAGAggtgccccctcccctttctccaCTCCTGCCGCCCATGATTAGCAATGTTCTTATTCCACGGACGTTTTCGGGGTTCAGCTCTGCAGACAGCCAGGTCGCCGAGAGGGTAAGACACCACCTCAACTTCGACCCGAATTCAGCTCCCGGGGTGAGTCGGGTGTACGACTCGGTGCAGAGCAGCGGGCCAATGGTGGTCACCAGCCTGACGGAGGAGCTGAAGAAACTGGCGAGGCAGGGCTGGTACTGGGGCCCCATCACACGCTGGGAGGCGGAGGAGAAGCTGGTGAACCTGGCTGACGGCTCCTTCCTGGTCAGGGACAGCTCGGACGACCGGTACCTGCTCAGCCTGAGCTTCAGGTCGCAGTGCAAGACTCTGCACACCCGCATCGAACACTCCAACGGACGCTTCAGCTTCTACGAGCAGCCGGACGTGGAGGGACACACGTCCATCGTCGACCTCATCGAACACTCCATCAGAGACTCGGAGAACGGAGCTTTCTGCTACTCTAGGTCTCGCTTACCGGGATCTGCAACATACCCCGTCAGACTAACCAACCCAGTGTCTCGGTTTATGCAAGTGCGCTCCCTGCAGTACCTCTGTCGCTTCGTCATCAGACAGTACACGAGGATAGACCTTATCCAGAAACTGCCCTTACCGAACAAGATGAAAGACTACCTGCAGGAGAAGCACTACTGA